In the genome of Anabas testudineus chromosome 4, fAnaTes1.2, whole genome shotgun sequence, one region contains:
- the tp63 gene encoding tumor protein 63 isoform X2: protein MLYLETGTTTSYNESQYTNLGLLNSMDQNIQNGGSTSTSPYNNDHAQNNVTAPSPYTQPSSTFDALSPSPAIPSNTDYAGPHTFDVSFQQSSTAKSATWTYSTELKKLYCQIAKTCPIQIKVLTTPPQGAVIRAMPVYKKAEHVTEVVKRCPNHELSREFNDGQIAPPSHLIRVEGNNHAQYVEDSITGRQSVLVPYEPPQVGTEFTTILYNFMCNSSCVGGMNRRPILIIVTLETRDGQVLGRRCFEARICACPGRDRKADEDSIRKQHVTDATKSSDALRQVSHGIQMSTIKKRRSTDEEVFCLPIKGREIYEILVKIKESLELMQFLPQHTIESYRQQQQNLLQKQTSMPPQPSFGSSSPTHGKVNKLPSVSQLINPQQRNTLTPSSMSGGLTDMTPMMGTHIPMNADMSSLSPTHALQPQLPLVPSSHCTPPPPYPMDSSISSFLIRLGCAGCLDYFTAQGLTNIYQIENYNMEDLSRLKIPAEFQHIIWKGIMEHRQAMDFSPPSHIVRTTSGASTVSVGSSEARGERVIDAVRFTLRQTISFPPRDEWSDFSFDLDSRRNKQQRIKEEGE, encoded by the exons TCACAGTATACAAACCTGGGGCTCCTGAACAGCATGGATCAAAACATCCAGAATGGCGGCTCAACTTCTACTAGCCCCTACAACAATGACCATGCACAGAACAATGTGACAGCACCATCACCCTACACCCAGCCCAGCTCCACTTTTGATGCCCTTTCTCCCTCACCAGCCATCCCATCCAACACAGATTATGCTGGGCCCCACACCTTTGATGTGTCTTTCCAGCAGTCTAGCACAGCAAAGTCTGCCACCTGGACG TACTCAACAGAACTGAAGAAGTTATATTGCCAAATTGCCAAGACGTGTCCCATTCAGATCAAAGTCCTGACCACTCCACCACAGGGTGCCGTTATCAGGGCCATGCCTGTTTACAAGAAAGCAGAACATGTGACCGAAGTGGTGAAACGCTGCCCGAACCATGAGCTCAGTCGCGAGTTCAACGATG GTCAGATAGCCCCTCCAAGCCATCTGATCCGTGTGGAGGGAAACAACCATGCCCAGTATGTGGAGGACTCCATCACTGGAAGACAGAGCGTATTAGTTCCTTATGAACCTCCTCAG GTGGGGACAGAATTCACCACAATTTTATACAACTTCATGTGCAACTCGAGCTGCGTGGGTGGAATGAACAGACGCCCAATTCTCATCATTGTCACTCTGGAAACTAGAGA TGGTCAGGTATTAGGCCGCCGGTGCTTTGAGGCCAGGATCTGCGCCTGCCCAGGCAGAGACCGGAAGGCAGATGAGGACAGCATCCGCAAGCAGCACGTAACAGACGCCACAAAGAGCAGTGATG CCTTGCGCCAGGTTTCACACGGAATACAGATGTCCACCATCAAGAAGAGAAGATCTACAGATGAGGAGGTTTTTTGTTTGCCT ATCAAAGGCCGTGAAATTTATGAGATTTTGGTAAAAATCAAAGAGTCTCTGGAACTCATGCAGTTTCTTCCTCAACATACCATAGAATCATAcagacagcagcaacaaaatctACTTCAAAAACA GACCTCAATGCCGCCTCAGCCCTCCTTTGGGTCCAGCTCCCCAACTCATGGAAAAGTCAACAAGCTGCCCTCTGTCAGCCAGCTCATCAACCCCCAGCAGCGTAACACACTCACCCCATCCAGCATGTCTGGAGGCCTGACTGACA TGACTCCTATGATGGGCACTCACATCCCCATGAACGCTGACATGAGTTCACTGAGCCCCACACACGCACTGCAGCCACAGCTTCCGCTGGTGCCCTCCTCCCACTGTACTCCCCCTCCTCCATACCCCATGGACAGCAGCATCTCCAG CTTCCTCATACGGCTGGGCTGCGCAGGCTGTTTGGACTACTTCACAGCACAGGGCCTAACCAACATCTACCAGATTGAGAATTATAACATGGAG GACTTGTCCAGGCTGAAGATTCCCGCAGAGTTCCAGCACATCATCTGGAAGGGCATCATGGAGCACCGACAGGCCATGGATTTTTCCCCACCTTCCCACATAGTGCGCACCACCAGCGGGGCCTCCACTGTCAGCGTAGGCTCCTCAGAGGCCCGAGGCGAACGCGTCATCGATGCCGTGCGTTTCACTCTGCGCCAGACCATCTCCTTTCCACCACGCGACGAGTGGTCCGACTTCTCCTTTGACCTGGATTCTCGCCGCAACAAACAGCAGCGCATcaaggaggagggagagtaa
- the tp63 gene encoding tumor protein 63 isoform X3 — protein MLYLETGTTTSYNESQYTNLGLLNSMDQNIQNGGSTSTSPYNNDHAQNNVTAPSPYTQPSSTFDALSPSPAIPSNTDYAGPHTFDVSFQQSSTAKSATWTYSTELKKLYCQIAKTCPIQIKVLTTPPQGAVIRAMPVYKKAEHVTEVVKRCPNHELSREFNDGQIAPPSHLIRVEGNNHAQYVEDSITGRQSVLVPYEPPQVGTEFTTILYNFMCNSSCVGGMNRRPILIIVTLETRDGQVLGRRCFEARICACPGRDRKADEDSIRKQHVTDATKSSDGTKRPLRQVSHGIQMSTIKKRRSTDEEVFCLPIKGREIYEILVKIKESLELMQFLPQHTIESYRQQQQNLLQKQTSMPPQPSFGSSSPTHGKVNKLPSVSQLINPQQRNTLTPSSMSGGLTDTSSYGWAAQAVWTTSQHRA, from the exons TCACAGTATACAAACCTGGGGCTCCTGAACAGCATGGATCAAAACATCCAGAATGGCGGCTCAACTTCTACTAGCCCCTACAACAATGACCATGCACAGAACAATGTGACAGCACCATCACCCTACACCCAGCCCAGCTCCACTTTTGATGCCCTTTCTCCCTCACCAGCCATCCCATCCAACACAGATTATGCTGGGCCCCACACCTTTGATGTGTCTTTCCAGCAGTCTAGCACAGCAAAGTCTGCCACCTGGACG TACTCAACAGAACTGAAGAAGTTATATTGCCAAATTGCCAAGACGTGTCCCATTCAGATCAAAGTCCTGACCACTCCACCACAGGGTGCCGTTATCAGGGCCATGCCTGTTTACAAGAAAGCAGAACATGTGACCGAAGTGGTGAAACGCTGCCCGAACCATGAGCTCAGTCGCGAGTTCAACGATG GTCAGATAGCCCCTCCAAGCCATCTGATCCGTGTGGAGGGAAACAACCATGCCCAGTATGTGGAGGACTCCATCACTGGAAGACAGAGCGTATTAGTTCCTTATGAACCTCCTCAG GTGGGGACAGAATTCACCACAATTTTATACAACTTCATGTGCAACTCGAGCTGCGTGGGTGGAATGAACAGACGCCCAATTCTCATCATTGTCACTCTGGAAACTAGAGA TGGTCAGGTATTAGGCCGCCGGTGCTTTGAGGCCAGGATCTGCGCCTGCCCAGGCAGAGACCGGAAGGCAGATGAGGACAGCATCCGCAAGCAGCACGTAACAGACGCCACAAAGAGCAGTGATGGTACGAAACGCC CCTTGCGCCAGGTTTCACACGGAATACAGATGTCCACCATCAAGAAGAGAAGATCTACAGATGAGGAGGTTTTTTGTTTGCCT ATCAAAGGCCGTGAAATTTATGAGATTTTGGTAAAAATCAAAGAGTCTCTGGAACTCATGCAGTTTCTTCCTCAACATACCATAGAATCATAcagacagcagcaacaaaatctACTTCAAAAACA GACCTCAATGCCGCCTCAGCCCTCCTTTGGGTCCAGCTCCCCAACTCATGGAAAAGTCAACAAGCTGCCCTCTGTCAGCCAGCTCATCAACCCCCAGCAGCGTAACACACTCACCCCATCCAGCATGTCTGGAGGCCTGACTGACA CTTCCTCATACGGCTGGGCTGCGCAGGCTGTTTGGACTACTTCACAGCACAGGGCCTAA
- the tp63 gene encoding tumor protein 63 isoform X1: protein MLYLETGTTTSYNESQYTNLGLLNSMDQNIQNGGSTSTSPYNNDHAQNNVTAPSPYTQPSSTFDALSPSPAIPSNTDYAGPHTFDVSFQQSSTAKSATWTYSTELKKLYCQIAKTCPIQIKVLTTPPQGAVIRAMPVYKKAEHVTEVVKRCPNHELSREFNDGQIAPPSHLIRVEGNNHAQYVEDSITGRQSVLVPYEPPQVGTEFTTILYNFMCNSSCVGGMNRRPILIIVTLETRDGQVLGRRCFEARICACPGRDRKADEDSIRKQHVTDATKSSDGTKRPLRQVSHGIQMSTIKKRRSTDEEVFCLPIKGREIYEILVKIKESLELMQFLPQHTIESYRQQQQNLLQKQTSMPPQPSFGSSSPTHGKVNKLPSVSQLINPQQRNTLTPSSMSGGLTDMTPMMGTHIPMNADMSSLSPTHALQPQLPLVPSSHCTPPPPYPMDSSISSFLIRLGCAGCLDYFTAQGLTNIYQIENYNMEDLSRLKIPAEFQHIIWKGIMEHRQAMDFSPPSHIVRTTSGASTVSVGSSEARGERVIDAVRFTLRQTISFPPRDEWSDFSFDLDSRRNKQQRIKEEGE from the exons TCACAGTATACAAACCTGGGGCTCCTGAACAGCATGGATCAAAACATCCAGAATGGCGGCTCAACTTCTACTAGCCCCTACAACAATGACCATGCACAGAACAATGTGACAGCACCATCACCCTACACCCAGCCCAGCTCCACTTTTGATGCCCTTTCTCCCTCACCAGCCATCCCATCCAACACAGATTATGCTGGGCCCCACACCTTTGATGTGTCTTTCCAGCAGTCTAGCACAGCAAAGTCTGCCACCTGGACG TACTCAACAGAACTGAAGAAGTTATATTGCCAAATTGCCAAGACGTGTCCCATTCAGATCAAAGTCCTGACCACTCCACCACAGGGTGCCGTTATCAGGGCCATGCCTGTTTACAAGAAAGCAGAACATGTGACCGAAGTGGTGAAACGCTGCCCGAACCATGAGCTCAGTCGCGAGTTCAACGATG GTCAGATAGCCCCTCCAAGCCATCTGATCCGTGTGGAGGGAAACAACCATGCCCAGTATGTGGAGGACTCCATCACTGGAAGACAGAGCGTATTAGTTCCTTATGAACCTCCTCAG GTGGGGACAGAATTCACCACAATTTTATACAACTTCATGTGCAACTCGAGCTGCGTGGGTGGAATGAACAGACGCCCAATTCTCATCATTGTCACTCTGGAAACTAGAGA TGGTCAGGTATTAGGCCGCCGGTGCTTTGAGGCCAGGATCTGCGCCTGCCCAGGCAGAGACCGGAAGGCAGATGAGGACAGCATCCGCAAGCAGCACGTAACAGACGCCACAAAGAGCAGTGATGGTACGAAACGCC CCTTGCGCCAGGTTTCACACGGAATACAGATGTCCACCATCAAGAAGAGAAGATCTACAGATGAGGAGGTTTTTTGTTTGCCT ATCAAAGGCCGTGAAATTTATGAGATTTTGGTAAAAATCAAAGAGTCTCTGGAACTCATGCAGTTTCTTCCTCAACATACCATAGAATCATAcagacagcagcaacaaaatctACTTCAAAAACA GACCTCAATGCCGCCTCAGCCCTCCTTTGGGTCCAGCTCCCCAACTCATGGAAAAGTCAACAAGCTGCCCTCTGTCAGCCAGCTCATCAACCCCCAGCAGCGTAACACACTCACCCCATCCAGCATGTCTGGAGGCCTGACTGACA TGACTCCTATGATGGGCACTCACATCCCCATGAACGCTGACATGAGTTCACTGAGCCCCACACACGCACTGCAGCCACAGCTTCCGCTGGTGCCCTCCTCCCACTGTACTCCCCCTCCTCCATACCCCATGGACAGCAGCATCTCCAG CTTCCTCATACGGCTGGGCTGCGCAGGCTGTTTGGACTACTTCACAGCACAGGGCCTAACCAACATCTACCAGATTGAGAATTATAACATGGAG GACTTGTCCAGGCTGAAGATTCCCGCAGAGTTCCAGCACATCATCTGGAAGGGCATCATGGAGCACCGACAGGCCATGGATTTTTCCCCACCTTCCCACATAGTGCGCACCACCAGCGGGGCCTCCACTGTCAGCGTAGGCTCCTCAGAGGCCCGAGGCGAACGCGTCATCGATGCCGTGCGTTTCACTCTGCGCCAGACCATCTCCTTTCCACCACGCGACGAGTGGTCCGACTTCTCCTTTGACCTGGATTCTCGCCGCAACAAACAGCAGCGCATcaaggaggagggagagtaa